A genomic stretch from Bacillus sp. N1-1 includes:
- a CDS encoding DUF4179 domain-containing protein: MKENLYKDQYDKIDVPEDELLRSIQSGIDQADGKQSFKHQRKIKRSIVSTAAAVVLSATFLSSNVSNALADVPVIGEAYHVFNDMVGRNLTSQQLITELDEKSSGKGLDVMVTSAYYDGAVIGVSFKVEGNVKEDELHKVNGFYEIYGGNEAISDSKEIVALEKSGDGYIGQIQLAYPGKELPANTSFPLEFKRIGEKEGSWKFDVPVEQLPYEEVKLDEVRSNEQADVAVQFNSIIEGQASTAINYTGTFPLEGKHDQVRLDVVDENGEPVNVSVDGIDLETSQENDQIVVKGRSIIPENLKERTDYIEIHPKVAVSGVEDQFIRLSDKLPVKIQSSRQDHVISVNNIKVDGENVTLDFQINNGRADRYFGFYKDMARTEVVLVKESRKEIYEEPLKHTVKVLDKDKLSFRSTFDVSNLKDFNEDNYVVRVSLGTLSSNLPVELEPVKIELN, translated from the coding sequence GAGGATGAATTATTACGTTCTATTCAATCTGGTATTGATCAAGCGGACGGGAAACAGTCATTTAAACATCAACGAAAAATAAAGCGATCCATTGTTTCAACGGCAGCAGCGGTTGTACTGTCAGCAACATTCCTTTCATCCAACGTATCAAATGCTCTTGCAGACGTCCCGGTTATTGGCGAAGCTTATCATGTTTTTAATGATATGGTTGGTCGGAACTTAACATCCCAACAGTTAATTACAGAACTTGATGAGAAATCGAGTGGTAAAGGGCTAGATGTGATGGTGACGAGTGCTTATTACGATGGAGCAGTGATCGGTGTATCGTTTAAAGTTGAAGGAAACGTGAAAGAAGATGAGCTTCATAAAGTGAACGGTTTCTATGAAATTTACGGAGGTAATGAGGCCATTAGTGATAGTAAAGAAATCGTTGCTTTGGAGAAAAGTGGCGATGGCTATATTGGACAAATTCAGTTAGCTTATCCAGGCAAAGAACTACCGGCCAACACCTCCTTCCCACTAGAATTTAAACGAATTGGAGAAAAAGAAGGCTCATGGAAATTCGATGTTCCGGTTGAGCAACTTCCATATGAAGAAGTGAAATTAGATGAAGTAAGATCCAATGAGCAAGCAGATGTTGCTGTTCAATTTAACTCGATCATAGAAGGTCAGGCGTCAACGGCTATCAATTATACTGGTACATTCCCGCTTGAAGGGAAGCATGATCAAGTTCGTCTTGATGTAGTGGATGAAAACGGCGAACCTGTAAACGTATCAGTGGATGGGATCGATCTAGAAACGAGTCAAGAAAATGATCAAATCGTTGTCAAAGGAAGAAGTATTATCCCTGAGAATCTAAAGGAGAGAACGGATTATATAGAGATTCATCCAAAAGTAGCGGTCAGTGGAGTAGAAGATCAATTTATACGCCTTTCAGATAAACTCCCTGTGAAAATTCAGTCGAGTAGACAGGATCATGTTATTTCAGTAAACAATATAAAAGTTGATGGGGAGAACGTTACACTGGACTTTCAAATAAACAATGGAAGAGCCGATCGGTATTTTGGATTCTATAAAGACATGGCTCGAACTGAAGTTGTGCTAGTTAAGGAAAGCAGAAAAGAGATTTATGAAGAACCACTTAAACACACGGTGAAAGTGCTCGATAAAGATAAGCTTTCTTTTAGAAGTACGTTTGATGTTAGCAACTTGAAAGATTTCAATGAAGATAACTACGTGGTAAGAGTGAGTTTAGGAACATTAAGTAGTAATTTGCCTGTCGAATTGGAACCGGTCAAAATTGAATTGAATTAA